The Ipomoea triloba cultivar NCNSP0323 chromosome 4, ASM357664v1 DNA segment GGTGCAAATCTAGCCCTAAtattagaaatcctttacacgAGCCTTCCTCGCCGTCTCCATCACCGTCGCCGCGAACGCCGGCATTGGTGGTTTCGAATTCCAGTAAGTCGCTGGTGGGGTCGAACTCTGCTAAGTCTCTATTATCGCTTTCGAATTCCAGTAAGGCTATATTGATGTCCAGTTCCTGGACGAAGAAGTACGTGAAACAGGTGACCGGCCGGCACAATGACACGGAACTGCATCTAGCGGCTCAGCGCGGGGATGTGGCGTCAGTGAGGTTGATCCTGGAGGAGATTGACGCGCAGATGCTGAAGACGATGAGCGGAGCTGAGTTTGACGCGGAGGTGGCGGAGATTAGATCAGCGATGGTGAATGAGGTGAACGAGTTGGGGGAGACCGCCCTGTTCACCGCTGCCGAGAGGGGCTACATTGATGTGGTGAAGGAGTTGCTTCCGTACACCACCAAAGAGGGGATCACTAATAAGAATAGGTCAGGTTTCGATCCATTGCACATTGCTGCCAATCAAGGTCATCAAGGTAATAACACTGGAtatgtgttgtgcatttttttcAGAGATTGTATGCACCGTCCAGATGTGCAACTAGTGTTAAGATGATTACTGTGGTTGCAAATGTTAATGCCTTAGATGATTGTAGGTTTCTCATCAAGTCCTGCTTTAGTTTTATGCTTGATGCCATTTGTGATTTGTGCAGATATTGTAAAGTTGCTGTTGGATCATGATCCAGGACTAAGCAAGACAATTGGCCAATCAAATGCAACTCCTATTATATCTGCAGCCACAAGAGGGCATGTAGCAGTGGTTAAGGAATTACTCAAAACAGATTCTTGTTTGTTAGAGATCACCAAGTCCAATGGAAAGAACGCATTACATTTTGCTGCACGCCAGGGGCATATAGAAGTTGTTAAAGCGTTGCTTGAAAAGGATCCACAGCTTACACGAAGAACTGATAAGAAAGGACAAACTGCACTGCACATGGCTGTAAAAGGCACTAGCTGTAAAGTGGTAAGGTATCTTCTGCAAAAAGATGCAGCGGCTGTTATGCTTCCCGACAAGTATGGTAATACTGCTCTACATGTTGCCACAAGGAAAAAGAGGGTTGAGGTACTTCACTATTGCTGCACCTCTTGTATTCCTACCTTTCTCCTTTAGCTGTGGAAAATATGTACTGCATGCAATTGGTTTTAATTAATggttcctttatttatttatttttaaagtccAGTTAATGGTAATTTTTCATCATTCATGACAATAATTTCAAGATAAAATAGTCTCACTTCAGCTTTTATATATTGCAGATAGTGAATGAGCTATTGCAGCTCCGTGATACAAATGTTAACGCACTGACAAGAGACAATAAAACAGCACTTGACATAGCTGAAGGGCTTCCTCTCTCCGAAGAAATTGCAGAGATAAAGGAAAGCTTGGGTCGTATTGGTGCTATTAGAGGAAATGAACTGAAGCAGCCACGTGATGAGCTTAGGGAAACTGTCACAGAAATTAAGAAAGATGTACACACACAGCTTGAACAAGCTCGGAAGACTAACCAGAACATGAATGGTATTGCCAAGGAGCTTAGGAAGCTCCATAGAGAAGGAATCAACAATGCTACTAATTCAGTCACTGTTGTTGCTGTGCTGTTTGCTACCGTTGCCTTTTCAGCTATTTTTACAGTTCCTGGAGGGGATGACGAAGAAGGAAGGGCAGTTGTGGCAGGCACTGCAGCTTTTAAGATTTTTTTCATCTCTAACGCTGTTGCACTCTTCACATCCTTGGCTGTCGTGGTTGTACAAATCACAGTGGTCAGGAGAGAAATAAAATCTGAAAGAAGGGTTGTTGAGGTGATCAATAAATTGATGTGGTTGGCCTCCGTTTGCACCACACTTGCATTTGTTTCATCTGCATACATAGTTGTTGGAAAACGTAACAGGTTTGCTGCAATTCTAATTACAGCTATAGGAGGAGTCATTATGGCCAGTGTTCTAGGTGCCATGACTTACTACGTGGTGAAATATAAAAGGATAAGGAAAGTAAGGAAAAGAGAGAAGTATTCAAGGAGTGCTGCTGGGAACAATTCATTTCGTAACTCAGATTTTTCTGATTCGGAAGTCAACTCAATATATGCAATCTGATGACTTCCCTTAACTTGGGCTGCTgtccttgtttatttatttatttatttttttctcttgagTCCCTTTCAAGATACAATGCAAAAAGATCCTAGGAAGTCTCCGTTGTAAATattgaagttgcaattaagcACTGTTGTATATGGACAAATCCCTTCAAACTGACCTATTTTTGTATACAAGGGCATACACACATAGTGTATGTTTGGGCTGTTTGTATGAATACCAAGTTGCTgagttttccttttttttcagATAGAAAGCTTCCCTGCAGATTTCAAGTTTTTATGGTTTCATTTTCAATGCCTAttcttgcaagttgcaacttGTGGTTCTGATGTTGCACTTTGGCATGCAGGGTATTACACTATCACTTCATATTAGAATCCCCTTTGAACTCATTTAGCATTTGCTGTGTATCCCTCACATCATTTCACACTCATGTAATATTGATTCTTGAGGGCACTGATAAATGTACCATGATTGGACTGAAGGTTCTTTACTTTTAGTCTCAAACAAGTGCCCAAATTACAGTCACTTCAAGTCTCAGAAAATGCTCTCATCTTCTCTATTCATGGTGCACATGTGTGGGTCTACCACACGTACTCCCCTATCCATATACGTGgctaatttcttttgttttcagGCATGCTTTGACTAGAAAACTATCTATCTGCAGACACCCTTCAGATTGTCAGGACACCTTGCAAAACGACATGCTTAAACTGCAGCATTCTGTATCATACTCTGCATTCAACTCTTCATAATTAAGTGCTCGTGATTATCTGAATGTTATCAGATTATGATAGATCACAGGCTTTGTCTTTGTCTTATAAAGACAATAATTTTGTGCCATATACGCTGAATCAATCTAGTCGAGTAATCCAATTGGATTCATTTTCAGGCTTTGGTTTCAATCCCTTGTGTATGAAGTTGACCAACTTTATGTCTCTAGCTTTGTTGAAAATGGAATGAGCAGAAGAGCCAAGAGTACCCAAACAAATCCGCAAAGCTCATCTCTCACATGGCCTGCAATCTCAACCACGGGATTACTGTACGTTGTCTCATATCCTATCCTTTCTACCTTATCTTCTTTTCCAGTTTCTGTTTCTTAGGGCAGTGAGTATGCAATATAATGAGACTTATATGTGATTGGCACCAACCTTCATCAGAGCAAACATGGAAATTGATTAGTTTTTATCAGTTTCTGCAAATcctatttgtttattttaaagagTATTTATGTTTCATGCTAAAACCAACAATTAGAAAGAAgcttgaattttaatttgtgcAGTCAAATCACACAATTCTTGCTAATTGTCAGGGGAAAAGAAATTGAAGCAATTTGGACACTAGTTCATGTGCTGATAGCAATACTGTAGAATTAGTGTCCTTTTTTGTAGGTTTCTGAGAAGAATTCTTAATTGTTATTAAGAGAATCAGGAATTTGCGTTATATGTCCGTTACTGCAGCTGATGTTACAATGCAATGCTACAAGATGACAAGTTTAGTTTGCAAACAAATGTTTGGTCCAACCTTGCTCACTCTAATAATATGTTCTTTGTTTGACCACATGCTCCACTAGTAAACTGGTCCTAGTATTGTGCAGACATCCTTTTCGGTGTAGAAGTACATGCATCTTTATTCTTTCAAAGCTCCTGTTAGGATATGTCACCATAAGGACTTGTAGTAGCATGTTCAACAACcagtaaaaaagaaaagttcTGAAAATCAGTAAATAGAAGAAACATTTGAAATAACAGGACAAACACATTAAAAGAAGTAAGACCCAGTGCACAAAACTCTTGTATCATGAAGCATCTCAAAACGGGGGATATATGTGAGCTTTATGCATATTTAACCCGTGACCTATCAGTTAACGTGTGAGCACTAATCACTTCACCAATAGATATATGGACAGTTTTGTCGTAGGTGTTTAGACCTTTTATCAAGAAATGTGCTATTAGGCATCTCTTACGTGTTTTCCTCATCGTTTGCCATGTTTTGACAATCAACTTTGAAAATGTGAAGCATATACTGATTACTACTAATGAGTCTTGATGTGGTGTAATCTAAGAGAAAAGACAGTAAATAAAAAACAGACTCTTCAGTAGCTTGGGACCCTTGTGGATTTAAGGATATTGCAACTTGCAGGGTTAAGACATTTTTATAACTTGACCTATTATAATCTGTGGATCAGCCACTTGGAAAGTGGTTTTAATGAAACATCCTCAGATCAGAAGCCAATTGTTCTTCCATCCAATTGTCAAAAGCTTAGTAAGTGGAATTCCTAGAACCATGAAAGCAGTTTTCATATTTGACTAGTAGATAACTGATTGTAAGAGTTCAGTAACACCCATTGCTTCTAGTGACATTTCTTAATCCCTGTCAGTAATCAGGATGACATGTTTACTTAGAATGATGTTTTGTCAATATCAACAATGAGAATACAGATGCACCCTTCTAAGGTTTCTTTGTCTGCACATGACAGGTGTACATCCAGATCCCTTAATGTAGGCTAACTACAACCTTTGATTTTTGGCCTTAAATTTCTATTTCTGTCCTGTTACGTGTTTTCCTTTAAGTCCTCTTCTTGCTCTGAAATCTGTTTGGGGGAGGTGAGGGTGAatgttattattagtatttgatATATTACGTTTCCTAGCTTATGCAAGACTAATCCTAAACCCCAAAACCCTTGCTCAAGAGTCTTTGGAGGAGGTAAATTGCGAGTCACCTAAACAGTCTCACAGTCAGTCCCTGTCTCCAAAATGTTGTTGGTGGGAGTCCAACCCCTACTCTATCGCTGGAGTGCTAACTTTAGATTAGGTAGTTGACCACTTGAACTAGCTCCGCGGCGGGTGAATGTTATTTGCTAAAACCAGCACACTAGATATGAATCCAAGGACCAAGGCTAACTACCATGCTACATCTTCTGGGTTTTGCAAAACCAAATTGAATTTTGTTGGCAATTTATGAGATGAAGATAACAACTTAAAAAGGCCTCTGACAAAGTGACAATACATAAAGGTGACCCGTTGTTGCATTTCTTTCTGGGGTGGGAATGCATTTGTTCCTCTCAGTCTCTGCAGAGCTTCCAGTACTTAATTGTCTTTGTTTAACCCATAGGCCAACTTTAATTGGTGCAGAAAGCTCTTAACAGctttcactttttcttttgtaaAGTTGCACAGATTCCTCACTTTTATATTCATTTCCCAGTGCAGTATTCCCCAGCAGAGATGAATGATGGATAAGTTGTGAAAAGTATGCACTGTGCGGTGGGAAAGAAATTGTTTTGAGGACTGCTGTGTATACAAAAGCCAGTGAGCACAAAAGTTTGGTATTTTACACTACTCTTTCAAGTAGAAAGGTTGAGataacaataatactagaaaagaaaagaaaagaaaatgcacTGCTGAAAAGTTGGCCATCATCAAGATTTGTGGAAGGGTTCATTTTTCTTGATCTTGTTGACacccttatttttttttgagtgacgggAAAATTCGCGACCACTATATGAAGGTGTACACTAGATAAATCCCAGACCTagttgatcggctcaaaccaagaagcgACTCCACTAGGAGCTGAACTTAtaacattgtggttaccaagtcaacattGACTAAGTTGGTTAGGTTACCCCAAAGAATTTCGGAAGCCACTATTTGACACCCTTTTTTCTTCCTTGAGAAGAAATTGGTTCACCTTTTCCTCTTGTTGTATTATGTCTTAATGAATTGGGGGAAAAAAAAGATCATATCAGATTCTCAGGCTGCTTTTTCAACAGTAAAAATGCCTTTTTAAATTCTATGATTATACACATTCATTCAAATGACTTGATGGACAGAATTTCATTACATACATTTTGTAAACTCTAACAAATGAATGAACTTTTAGATTTATTTGCTCTTATAGATTTAAGATGAACATGGCTTCCTTCATTCTCTCAGTCATCAcagggaagaaagaagaagaaaaagggaaGGAGAAGATTTTAGAATTAGATGCTACAGGCACCTTGTCTTCCTTGAACATCACAGGCTACAATCTTTGGAGCAGACAGTGAACAAGCCCCATTTTCAGCCAATGGTTTTCTTGAACTGGAGAGTTCTTGAGACTTCTTGCAATGAGCAATTGCTGCCTGGATGGAGCCCTCAATCTCTGAGGTGTCACTGCTGCTTCTCTTGAGGAAATTGAGCTCATAGCAGCCATTAGAGATGAATGCAATGgatgaagaagaggaggaagaagaggaagtaCCAGATGAAAAGGATGAAGAGGAAGAGAGACACTTTGTGGGGGAATGCCTTTTGATTGCTGCTGAGAATGACCTCCTGGGATTGCTCAGAGTGTCCTCAACCCCATCTCTCTCACCATTCTTGATCACACTGGCTATGGTGGGATGTGGACATTTCCCAATGTATGGCAATGAGGGTCTCATCCCCACTTTCATGTACTTGTTGTTGATGGAGAAATCCTGACCATTCAAACCTTGTTGTTGATCAGATTCAGGATGGTTACAGCAGCTGGCTGCCTTTGCACAGGACTCATCTGAACAACCAGACTTGGTGAACAGCCCCTTGAGATAAGCCTTGGAGGCCTTCAGCTTCTGGCTTATCAGAGACTGCTTAACCAGTTTAAGCTTCTTGGCCCAAGACTTCTTTGGGTGGTGGCTATTGATGAAACCGCTAAACTCATTGGACCATTCAAAGTAGCAGTCATCAGGGTTGAGCTCACAGCTCACCCTGCAAGACTCAGATGGGGAAATGTTGCATGACTCCATTGGAGTACTGGTATCTGTAGAGCTAGTTGCAGTGCTGATAAAGGGCATCCCACAGaagctttcttcttcttcttcatcaatgGTGGTGGGGGTGTTCTGTAGGAGCTTCTGCACCATCTGCAGCCTGGGAGGGAGGTGGAGAGGGAGGAGCTTCCCTCTGTAGAAAAGCTCATCAGCAGGGGAAGTGGAGGGCCCTTTCTCCACAGAAATGGAAGCCATTTGGAACTCAAACTCTCTGATCtgtggggaagaagaagagttcACTTCCATGTCAATGTAgtcctcatcatcttcttcttctgcaaCTTTGTGGTGCTTTAATGGAGGATCACTTGAACTGTTTTTGGCCATTTTTTCTGGGCAGCAGAGTGGGGTGTGTGTGTGGGAGTTGCTGAGATGCTTATTGGGAGTTGTGAGCTTGTTGGTAGTGAAGCGGGGAAGAGCAGCAAAGCATCCTTTAAAGTAGAGATGATGCCAAGTCAGAAAAAGCTTACAAATAAATTCTAAGGAATTTCTTTTATTGGAAAAATCCTCCCTGCCTTCTCATGCAAAACTACTATGCAAAAAATGGGTAAATCACCCAATAAATTTTCGAACTGTTTGGTGGCtttcaattgtatttttgaattaaaaaggTATGCACAAACacccaatttttattattatttttttttaaagttacctTTAGCATTTTTAATATGTTACTGTTCACCGTGTTATCGAAAAGTATGAAGCTTGTATAGTTTTAGAgtgaaattaaacatttttaaatgatttaatgCCTTTTGCTTCTCCTCATGCAAAATTATTAGGCAAGAGATTGAGAAAATGGTCTGATGATTAAAAAATGGGTGAAGCATGATTTTCGTATTTGAAGGTCATAAGTTTAATTCTTATCAACTCCCTCTTTCGCGCAAGGTTTTCCTAGTGTAATTTACCTCGTTTGTGTGGTTTTCAGCTATTAGACAAGAGCAGAATTTATACCGTGCATATCATCggatagtttaaaaaaaaaaaaaaaaaaaatctatatcaacacccacaatttttttaaaggtacaCTTTTAATAAGTTACTAATGTGAATTTTAGACACTgacgaaatattttttttagttcaagagTATAATTGTATCTAAAGAATTTGAGAGCTTTTGCTCATTCCCCCAACCCatccacccacccacccaccaaAATGCCCCGACCCTAGAGTTTCAATTTGAAATGGATTGAATGTGTAAATATCCACTCATCACACCAACAAAAATGATTCAAAAAAAGTTGTCATTCAACACTCTTTTCGtctcttctttgttttttaacTGTTCGATCATTCCAAGCAACCAATGAAACAATACTACGCGtgttcaataatttattttaaacattgatctaataatgcattttttaataaatgccACAATCTCAAAGTTATCATCCATCTACttgtaaatttgaaataaaatatcaaatatgtaACAAATTATTTACATCGTGATAATATatccataagaaaatatgtTGAAAAAACAATTTTGCTAGCTGTCACATGATACatggattttaaaaaaaataatacgtGAATTTGGCTATGTCATGGACATGTACAAGCATTTTGGGGTTTGTAAGCCAAATGCATTTAACGATTTATCTCGTCCACTAATCTCCAAGAAGGAGCGGTGAGAAGCTTTCAAATTCGGTGTTCAAATTCAAAGAGAAAAtacatagaaattaaaaattagaattaaaaagGTAAAACATGAATGTTTGTGCTTGCAAAGTTGAGAAAGATGTTTTGAAGgaatatttcaattttactaATAATGATTTTGACATGACATGTTTTGATTGATTGTGTATCAAATCAAAAGAGTATTGATTAACACAAGGATGTTGTGATTCCTAGTTTTTAGTGTAAACAAAGGACAAAAAGTAAAGAGTGTATgggttggaaaaaaaaaaaaaaaagaatgagtCATGTTGCATTGGGAAAGAATGACTAAAATCGTATTTCGGTCAAGTTTGTTTCACAAGATTTTCttaatttggtttatttttcttgtgtaGTTAATGATCTATTACACAAAAAACAGAATTTACTAAGTGAACATCCTTAGATAATGATTGCAGATTTTTCTCGTCatctaaaaaaattactaaaatagaATGAATCATaatacatttttaaactttattttataatattcacTACTTCATGTTNaaaaaaaaaaaaaaaaaaactctatatcAACacccacaatttttttaaaggtacaCTTTTAATAAGTTACTAATGTGAATTTTAGACACTgacgaaatattttttttagttcaagagTATAATTGTATCTAAAGAATTTGAGAGCTTTTGCTCATTCCCCCAACCCatccacccacccacccaccaaAATGCCCCGACCCTAGAGTTTCAATTTGAAATGGATTGAATGTGTAAATATCCA contains these protein-coding regions:
- the LOC116017347 gene encoding ankyrin repeat-containing protein ITN1-like, with the protein product MDLEMGLRCKSSPNIRNPLHEPSSPSPSPSPRTPALVVSNSSKSLVGSNSAKSLLSLSNSSKAILMSSSWTKKYVKQVTGRHNDTELHLAAQRGDVASVRLILEEIDAQMLKTMSGAEFDAEVAEIRSAMVNEVNELGETALFTAAERGYIDVVKELLPYTTKEGITNKNRSGFDPLHIAANQGHQDIVKLLLDHDPGLSKTIGQSNATPIISAATRGHVAVVKELLKTDSCLLEITKSNGKNALHFAARQGHIEVVKALLEKDPQLTRRTDKKGQTALHMAVKGTSCKVVRYLLQKDAAAVMLPDKYGNTALHVATRKKRVEIVNELLQLRDTNVNALTRDNKTALDIAEGLPLSEEIAEIKESLGRIGAIRGNELKQPRDELRETVTEIKKDVHTQLEQARKTNQNMNGIAKELRKLHREGINNATNSVTVVAVLFATVAFSAIFTVPGGDDEEGRAVVAGTAAFKIFFISNAVALFTSLAVVVVQITVVRREIKSERRVVEVINKLMWLASVCTTLAFVSSAYIVVGKRNRFAAILITAIGGVIMASVLGAMTYYVVKYKRIRKVRKREKYSRSAAGNNSFRNSDFSDSEVNSIYAI
- the LOC116017234 gene encoding probable membrane-associated kinase regulator 4 — encoded protein: MAKNSSSDPPLKHHKVAEEEDDEDYIDMEVNSSSSPQIREFEFQMASISVEKGPSTSPADELFYRGKLLPLHLPPRLQMVQKLLQNTPTTIDEEEEESFCGMPFISTATSSTDTSTPMESCNISPSESCRVSCELNPDDCYFEWSNEFSGFINSHHPKKSWAKKLKLVKQSLISQKLKASKAYLKGLFTKSGCSDESCAKAASCCNHPESDQQQGLNGQDFSINNKYMKVGMRPSLPYIGKCPHPTIASVIKNGERDGVEDTLSNPRRSFSAAIKRHSPTKCLSSSSSFSSGTSSSSSSSSSIAFISNGCYELNFLKRSSSDTSEIEGSIQAAIAHCKKSQELSSSRKPLAENGACSLSAPKIVACDVQGRQGACSI